A single region of the Kwoniella botswanensis chromosome 1, complete sequence genome encodes:
- a CDS encoding histone deacetylase RPD3, whose protein sequence is MEPILGESKRRVCYFFDSDIGNYHYGPGHPMKPTRIRMCHSLVMNYGLYKKMEIFRAKPATKREMSQFHTDEYVDFLHRINPDNAQQFAKEQVKYNVGDDCPIFDGLFEYCSISAGGSMEGAARLSRDKCDIAVNWAGGLHHAKKAEASGFCYVNDIVLGILELLRYHQRVLYIDIDVHHGDGVEEAFYTTDRVMTCSFHKYGEFFPGTGEVRDNGIGKGKGYAVNVPLRDGINDQNYQDIFQPVIKRVIEWYQPGAIVLQCGSDSLSGDRLGSFNLSMKGHAACVQFVKSFHLPLLLLGGGGYTVKSVSRTWAYETGLAAGVELQKNIPNNEYWEYYGPTYELDVRPSNMTDHNTPEYLQKVKEAVFEVLRDKNAAPSVPLQDVPKLRHDDEDDNELEDTEDKEVRRPMRLWDKEKQNENSLSDSEDEGTGGRKHRQSYKNSNGSGSASGSVHKKRRSKSPPIAPTTGTGAQVNGLGTSSTSTNGAVGGINIENWASSVPPSNSTSSAIPVPVSTTTETITNAAEVNGNGNGVGNGEDIEMADSSNQPEQITSTTII, encoded by the exons CATTGGGAACTATCACTATGGACCTG GGCATCCGATGAAACCCACACGAATCAGGATGTGTCATTCCCTAGTAATGAATTATGGTCTGTACAAGAAAATGGAGATTTTC AGAGCCAAACCAGCTACGAAAAGAGAGATGTCACAATTCCATACCGACGAATATGTGGATTTCTTACATCGTATAAATCCAGATAACGCTCAGCAGTTCGCAAAGGAACAGGTCAAAT ATAACGTAGGAGACGATTGTCCCATATTCGATGGGTTGTTCGAATACTGCTCAATCTCCGCTGGAGGATCTATGG AGGGAGCAGCCAGATTGTCAAGAGATAAATGTGATATCGCGGTGAATTGGGCAGGTGGTTTACATCAtgctaagaaagctgaagctaGTGGATTCTGTTACGTCAATG ATATCGTACTTGGTATATTGGAATtgctgag ATACCACCAAAGAGTCTTATACATCGATATAGACGTGCATCACGGAGATGGTGTCGAAGAAGCTTTCTACACCACCGATAGAGTCATGACTTGTTCGTTCCACAAATACGGCGAGTTTTTCCCTGGGACAGGTGAAGTGAGAGATAATGGTAtagggaaaggaaaaggttATGCGGTGAATGTCCCATTGAGAGATGGTATAAATGATCAGAATTATCAGGATATATTCCAACCT GTGATCAAACGAGTGATAGAATGGTATCAACCCGGAGCGATTGTCCTTCAGTGCGGATCCGATTCCTTATCAGGTGATAGATTAGGTTCATTCAACTTGTCGATGAAAGGTCATGCCGCCTGTGTCCAATTCGTCAAATCGTTCCATTTACCTCTACTCTTacttggtggtggtggatataCGGTCAAAAGCGTTAGTAGGACTTGGGCTTATGAGACTGGGTTGGCGGCCGGGGTGGAATTGcagaaga ATATACCCAATAACGAGTACTGGGAATACTACGGACCGACGTACGAGCTCGACGTTCGACCGAGTAACATGACCGACCATAATACACCCGAATACCTacagaaagtcaaagaagctgTATTTGAAGTTTTGAGAGATAAGAACGCAGCTCCCAGTGTGCCTTTGCAGG ACGTACCGAAACTGCGacatgacgatgaagatgataacgAACTTGAAGATAcagaagataaagaagtcCGTCGTCCGATGAGATTATGGGATAAAGAGAAACAAAACGAAAATTCATTGAGtgattcggaagatgaaggaacGGGAGGAAGAAAACACCGTCAGAGTTATAAGAATAGTAATGGATCGGGATCGGCCTCCGGGTCAGTTCATAAGAAAAGGCGATCTAAATCACCTCCGATCGCTCCTACGACTGGTACTGGCGCTCAGGTGAATGGACTTGGCACGTCTAGTACTAGTACGAACGGAGCTGTTGGAGGGATCAATATTGAAAATTGGGCTTCATCCGTACCACCTTCTAATTCAACCTCATCGGCTATACCTGTCCCAGTTTCAACCACAACTGAAACCATCACAAATGCGGCTgaggtgaatgggaatggcaaTGGAGTCGGGAATGgagaagatatcgaaatgGCAGATTCGTCGAATCAACCTGAACAGATAACTAGTACGACGATCATTTGA